A section of the Engystomops pustulosus chromosome 3, aEngPut4.maternal, whole genome shotgun sequence genome encodes:
- the LOC140120979 gene encoding calpain-8-like: MASVAAIVARNQAGPLGYGTHDNPKKYLNQDFEELRAHCLASGTLFEDPTFPAAQSSLGNNELGPDSDIVQGLVWKRPKEINPNPQFITEGACRDDVLQGMLGNCWFLCSVASLTLNEECLFRVVPIEQHFDTDYAGIFHFKFWQYGEWVDVVVDDRLPYKRGKLVFVKSTAANEFWSALLEKAYAK, from the exons ATGGCGAGTGTAGCTGCTATCGTGGCCAGGAACCAAGCTGGTCCTCTTGGTTATGGAACCCATGACAACCCAAAAAAATACTTGAACCAAGACTTTGAGGAGCTGAGGGCACATTGCTTGGCCTCGGGGACCTTGTTTGAGGACCCAACATTTCCTGCTGCTCAGTCGTCTCTAGGAAATAATGAACTAGGACCCGATTCCGACATCGTGCAAGGACTCGTCTGGAAGAGACCCAAG GAGATAAATCCAAATCCCCAATTTATTACAGAAGGGGCGTGCCGTGATGATGTTCTGCAAGGAATGCTGG GTAACTGCTGGTTTCTATGTTCTGTAGCATCTCTGACCCTGAATGAAGAATGTCTCTTCCGTGTTGTCCCTATAGAACAGCATTTTGACACCGATTATGCCGGAATCTTTCACTTTAAG TTCTGGCAGTACGGAGAGTGGGTGGATGTCGTAGTGGATGATCGCCTGCCTTATAAGAGAGGGAAGCTGGTATTTGTCAAGTCTACAGCTGCGAATGAGTTCTGGAGCGCCCTGCTGGAGAAGGCCTACGCCAAGTGA